A single genomic interval of Streptomyces sp. NBC_00663 harbors:
- a CDS encoding bifunctional metallophosphatase/5'-nucleotidase — MPVPPMNRREFVQKSAVTGAAVAVAGTLATGEAQAAEHRPGGKAPKTWSFSVLGTTDLHSHVFDWDYYKDAAYSDAKGNSVGVARVATLIKQQRAAKGEHRVLLVDAGDIIQGTSLAYYFARVQPITDKGAPKHPMAVAMNHMRYDAAALGNHEFNYGIEVLRKFEEQCRFPLLGANALDAKTLRPAFPPYTVKRICVPGAPDIKVGILGLTNPGIALWDKDNVSGKMVFPGLVEQAKKYVPRLRALGCDVVFLTDHSGLDGSTSYGDALPYVENASNLVAEQVPGIDAILVGHTHVEVPSYTVKNAETGEEVLLSEPYCWGYRLSVFDFEVELQHGRWKVTKKTAQTLDPKGVDEDPEIKKLLEADHELVVKYVNTAVGTCTQDLSAADSCWKDVPIMDFIHQVQMDTVKAGLSTSDAALPLISVAAPFSRTADIPAGSVTIKDIAGLYIYDNTLYGKKLTGAQLRDYLEYAAKYYHQVPAGTAVDTATLTNANSFWDYMYDTAAGVSYEIDIAAAEGSRIKNLTYGGTAVADDQVFVVAVNNYRANGGSGYPHIATADIAYSSTNEIRQLMIDYVTAKGTLDPADFAATNWKLTQAGTPVF; from the coding sequence ATGCCCGTCCCGCCCATGAACCGCCGTGAGTTCGTGCAGAAGTCGGCCGTCACCGGCGCGGCCGTCGCCGTCGCCGGAACGCTCGCCACCGGTGAGGCCCAGGCCGCCGAACACCGACCCGGCGGGAAGGCCCCCAAGACCTGGTCGTTCTCCGTCCTCGGCACCACCGACCTGCACAGTCACGTCTTCGACTGGGATTACTACAAGGACGCCGCCTACAGCGACGCCAAGGGGAACTCCGTCGGGGTCGCCCGGGTCGCCACGCTCATCAAGCAGCAGCGCGCGGCCAAGGGCGAGCACCGGGTCCTGCTCGTCGACGCCGGTGACATCATCCAGGGCACCTCGCTGGCCTACTACTTCGCGCGCGTGCAGCCCATCACCGACAAGGGCGCGCCGAAGCATCCGATGGCCGTCGCCATGAACCACATGCGCTACGACGCCGCCGCCCTCGGCAACCACGAGTTCAACTACGGCATCGAGGTGCTGAGGAAGTTCGAGGAGCAGTGTCGCTTCCCCCTCCTCGGCGCCAACGCGCTGGACGCCAAGACGCTGAGGCCCGCCTTCCCGCCGTACACCGTGAAGCGGATCTGTGTGCCGGGCGCGCCGGACATCAAGGTCGGCATCCTCGGGCTCACCAACCCCGGGATCGCCCTGTGGGACAAGGACAACGTGAGCGGGAAGATGGTCTTCCCGGGGCTGGTCGAGCAGGCGAAGAAGTATGTGCCGAGGCTGCGGGCGCTGGGCTGTGACGTGGTCTTCCTGACCGACCACTCCGGTCTCGACGGGTCGACCTCGTACGGCGACGCGCTCCCGTACGTCGAGAACGCCTCCAACCTCGTCGCCGAGCAGGTCCCCGGCATCGACGCGATCCTGGTCGGCCACACGCATGTCGAGGTCCCGTCGTACACCGTGAAGAACGCGGAGACGGGTGAGGAGGTGCTCCTTTCCGAACCGTACTGCTGGGGCTACCGGCTCAGCGTCTTCGACTTCGAGGTCGAGTTGCAGCACGGGCGTTGGAAGGTCACCAAGAAGACCGCGCAGACCCTCGACCCGAAGGGCGTCGACGAGGACCCGGAGATCAAGAAGCTGCTGGAGGCCGACCACGAACTCGTGGTCAAGTACGTCAACACGGCCGTGGGCACGTGCACGCAGGATCTGTCCGCCGCGGACTCCTGCTGGAAGGACGTCCCGATCATGGACTTCATCCACCAGGTGCAGATGGACACGGTGAAGGCGGGCCTGTCGACGTCCGACGCCGCGCTGCCGCTCATCTCCGTCGCCGCGCCCTTCTCCCGCACCGCCGACATCCCGGCCGGCAGCGTCACCATCAAGGACATCGCCGGGCTCTACATCTACGACAACACCCTGTACGGCAAGAAGCTCACCGGCGCCCAGCTCAGGGACTACCTGGAGTACGCGGCGAAGTACTACCACCAGGTCCCGGCCGGCACGGCCGTGGACACCGCCACGCTCACCAACGCCAACAGCTTCTGGGACTACATGTACGACACGGCCGCGGGGGTCTCCTACGAGATCGACATCGCCGCGGCGGAGGGGTCAAGGATCAAGAACCTGACCTACGGCGGTACGGCCGTCGCCGACGACCAGGTCTTCGTCGTCGCCGTCAACAACTACCGGGCCAACGGGGGTTCGGGGTACCCGCACATCGCGACCGCCGACATCGCGTACAGCTCCACGAACGAGATCCGCCAGCTGATGATCGACTACGTGACGGCGAAGGGAACGCTGGACCCGGCGGACTTCGCGGCGACGAACTGGAAGCTGACGCAGGCCGGAACCCCCGTGTTCTGA
- a CDS encoding adenylosuccinate synthase codes for MPALVLLGAQWGDEGKGKATDLLGGSVDYVVRYQGGNNAGHTVVVGDQKYALHLLPSGILSPDCTPVIGNGVVIDPSVLFSELNGLNERGVDTSKLLISGNAHLITSYNVSVDKVTERFLGKRKIGTTGRGIGPTYADKINRVGIRIQDLYDESILTQKVEAALDGKNQLLTKVFNRRAIEVGQVVEELLSYADRLKPYVSDTVLVLNQALEADKVVLFEGGQGTLLDIDHGTYPFVTSSNPTAGGACTGAGVGPTKISRVIGILKAYTTRVGSGPFPTELFDEDGEALRRIGGERGVTTGRDRRCGWFDAVIARYATRVNGLTDFFLTKLDVLTGWEQIPVCVAYEIDGKRVEELPYSQTDFHHAKPVYETLPGWSEDITKAKSFSDLPKNAQNYVKALEEMSGAPISAIGVGPGRDETIEINSFL; via the coding sequence GTGCCCGCACTTGTGCTGCTCGGTGCTCAGTGGGGTGACGAAGGCAAGGGAAAGGCGACGGACCTGCTAGGCGGATCCGTTGACTATGTGGTGCGCTACCAGGGCGGCAACAACGCCGGCCACACGGTAGTCGTGGGCGACCAGAAGTATGCCCTGCACCTGCTCCCTTCCGGAATCCTGTCCCCGGATTGCACTCCGGTCATCGGCAACGGCGTCGTCATCGACCCGTCGGTCCTGTTCTCCGAGCTGAACGGGCTGAACGAGCGAGGCGTCGACACGTCCAAGCTCCTGATCAGCGGTAATGCCCACCTCATCACCTCGTACAACGTGAGTGTCGACAAGGTGACGGAACGCTTCCTCGGGAAGCGGAAGATCGGCACGACCGGGCGCGGCATCGGCCCGACGTATGCCGACAAGATCAACCGTGTCGGGATCCGGATCCAGGACCTGTACGACGAGTCGATCCTCACCCAGAAGGTCGAGGCGGCGCTCGACGGCAAGAACCAGCTGCTGACCAAGGTCTTCAACCGGCGGGCCATCGAGGTCGGCCAGGTCGTCGAGGAGCTGCTGTCCTACGCGGACCGGCTGAAGCCGTACGTCTCGGACACGGTCCTGGTCCTGAACCAGGCGCTGGAGGCCGACAAGGTCGTCCTCTTCGAGGGCGGCCAGGGCACGCTCCTCGACATCGACCACGGCACGTACCCCTTCGTGACCTCGTCGAACCCGACGGCCGGCGGTGCCTGCACCGGTGCCGGTGTCGGCCCGACGAAGATCAGCCGGGTCATCGGCATCCTGAAGGCGTACACGACCCGTGTCGGCTCGGGCCCGTTCCCGACCGAGCTGTTCGACGAGGACGGCGAGGCGCTGCGCAGGATCGGTGGCGAGCGGGGTGTCACCACCGGTCGTGACCGGCGCTGCGGCTGGTTCGACGCGGTGATCGCCCGCTACGCGACCCGCGTGAACGGCCTCACGGACTTCTTCCTCACCAAGCTCGACGTCCTCACCGGCTGGGAGCAGATCCCGGTCTGTGTCGCCTACGAGATCGACGGCAAGCGCGTCGAGGAGCTGCCGTACTCGCAGACCGACTTCCACCACGCGAAGCCGGTCTACGAGACCCTGCCCGGCTGGTCCGAGGACATCACCAAGGCGAAGTCCTTCTCCGACCTGCCGAAGAACGCGCAGAACTACGTCAAGGCGCTGGAGGAGATGTCGGGCGCCCCGATCTCCGCGATCGGCGTGGGTCCGGGCCGGGACGAGACGATCGAGATCAACTCGTTCCTGTAG
- a CDS encoding diacylglycerol kinase has protein sequence MATSATSDQLLVVIDPVARRTDGESVRIAKDVLSAGATTKVCMPEGPEEFARALARRGSRRPVVVGDDRALVRAVSLLHRQRELAGCALSFVPVGGALSVARSLGVPTGTVAAARTVLDGVERRLDLLVDDSDGVVLGALRIPPLYGPTAPQEVTSVGTRPWLRTCQSLVRTLVPARPAREPAPPAPGPSRLRVEVDGVTLVDLGQPVEAVSVTPGASGFAEVEVRPVSVGAEASPLRVSGRTVTVTGTDFRYRADAGVAGPVRRRTWTVWEGALGLTLPGR, from the coding sequence GTGGCGACTTCAGCGACTTCCGATCAGCTGCTGGTGGTCATCGATCCGGTCGCCCGGAGGACCGACGGCGAGTCCGTCCGCATCGCGAAAGACGTGCTCAGCGCGGGTGCGACCACCAAGGTCTGCATGCCGGAGGGGCCCGAGGAATTCGCCCGGGCGCTGGCCCGCAGGGGCTCGCGGCGGCCGGTGGTGGTCGGCGACGACCGGGCGCTGGTGCGCGCGGTGTCCCTGTTGCACCGGCAGCGGGAGCTGGCCGGATGTGCACTGTCCTTCGTGCCGGTGGGCGGTGCGCTCTCGGTCGCCCGCTCGCTCGGCGTGCCGACCGGCACGGTGGCTGCCGCGCGGACCGTCCTGGACGGGGTGGAACGCCGCCTGGACCTGCTTGTCGACGACAGCGACGGGGTGGTGCTGGGCGCGCTGCGGATCCCGCCGCTGTACGGGCCTACGGCACCGCAGGAGGTGACCTCGGTGGGCACCCGGCCCTGGCTGCGGACCTGCCAGTCCCTTGTCCGCACCCTGGTCCCGGCCCGCCCCGCCCGCGAGCCCGCGCCGCCCGCGCCCGGCCCCTCCCGGCTCCGGGTGGAGGTGGACGGGGTGACCCTGGTCGACCTGGGCCAGCCGGTGGAGGCGGTCTCGGTGACCCCGGGCGCCTCGGGCTTCGCCGAGGTCGAGGTGCGGCCGGTGTCGGTGGGCGCGGAGGCCTCTCCCCTACGGGTCAGCGGCCGCACGGTGACGGTCACCGGCACGGACTTCCGCTACCGCGCCGACGCGGGCGTGGCGGGCCCGGTACGGCGCCGTACCTGGACGGTGTGGGAGGGGGCACTGGGCCTGACGCTGCCGGGGCGGTGA
- a CDS encoding DUF6086 family protein — MSQYFDIGHQTLWNPSNGAARLFLRHVRLYEEELGVPSGFGPMENDECKIDPAVFETYVNAVLDLHDRTRHSIIDALSEGFVATVLVLAERAGIEVRRPVVTDRLTGRTDVQVPLPDAQDRIERLRERADLLRRGMPV; from the coding sequence ATGAGCCAGTACTTCGACATAGGTCACCAGACCCTGTGGAACCCCTCCAACGGGGCCGCCCGCCTGTTCCTGCGCCATGTCCGGCTGTACGAGGAGGAGCTGGGCGTGCCCTCCGGGTTCGGGCCCATGGAGAACGACGAGTGCAAGATCGACCCGGCCGTCTTCGAGACGTACGTCAACGCCGTCCTCGACCTCCACGACCGCACCCGGCACTCGATCATCGACGCGCTCTCCGAGGGCTTCGTCGCCACCGTGCTGGTGCTCGCCGAGCGGGCCGGCATCGAGGTACGGCGCCCCGTGGTCACCGACCGGCTCACGGGTCGGACCGACGTCCAGGTGCCGCTGCCCGACGCCCAGGACCGGATCGAACGCCTGCGCGAACGGGCGGATCTCCTGCGGCGCGGGATGCCCGTCTAG
- the eutC gene encoding ethanolamine ammonia-lyase subunit EutC encodes MNRPTLSEGELWTSLRRRTQARIGLGRAGTGLPTRHRLELQAAHAAARDAVHSPFEPDTVAAGLPGLATVRVRSAAGDRLTYLQRPDLGRRLDATDRAHLPVGEWDVVFVVADGLSSRAVHEHAAAVVAETAGRLPDWRIAPVVLAEQARVALGDEVAAAMGAAMVVVLIGERPGMSAADSLGAYLTCRPVPGVTTDADRNCLSNIRPPLGLSYEGAAAKLTALMGRARELGATGVALKDESDALPA; translated from the coding sequence ATGAACCGACCGACGCTGAGCGAGGGCGAGTTGTGGACATCCCTGCGTCGCCGTACGCAGGCCCGCATCGGCCTCGGCCGGGCCGGGACGGGGCTGCCCACCCGGCACCGGCTGGAACTCCAGGCCGCGCATGCCGCCGCCCGGGACGCGGTGCACTCGCCGTTCGAGCCGGACACGGTGGCGGCGGGGCTGCCGGGGCTGGCGACGGTACGGGTCCGCAGCGCGGCCGGTGACCGGCTGACGTATCTCCAACGCCCCGATCTGGGACGCCGGCTGGACGCGACCGACCGGGCGCATCTTCCGGTGGGGGAGTGGGACGTGGTGTTCGTCGTCGCGGACGGGCTGTCCAGCCGGGCGGTGCACGAACACGCGGCGGCGGTGGTGGCGGAGACGGCAGGCCGGCTTCCCGACTGGCGGATCGCCCCCGTGGTGCTGGCCGAGCAGGCGCGGGTGGCGCTGGGGGACGAGGTGGCGGCGGCCATGGGCGCGGCGATGGTGGTCGTCCTGATCGGCGAACGCCCCGGCATGTCGGCGGCGGACTCGCTGGGCGCGTATCTGACGTGCCGCCCGGTGCCGGGGGTGACGACGGACGCCGACCGCAACTGCCTGTCCAACATCAGACCGCCACTGGGCCTGTCGTACGAGGGCGCGGCGGCGAAGCTGACGGCGCTGATGGGGCGGGCCCGGGAGCTGGGCGCGACCGGGGTGGCACTGAAGGACGAGTCGGACGCGCTGCCGGCCTGA
- a CDS encoding ethanolamine ammonia-lyase subunit EutB, translated as MSVYTSTLGGERHRFASLARLLAAASPERSGDRLAGLAAESERQRVAARWALADVPLTAFLTEPLIPYESDDVTRLILDTHDAAAFAPVAGMTVGEFREWLLAADGPALAAVAAGLTPEMAAAVSKLMGNADLVAVARRIQVVTAFRSTIGLPGRLATRLQPNHPTDDPAGVAAALLDGLLLGSGDAVIGINPATDSPKAVRDLLDLLDGVIQRYGIPTQSCVLCHVTTSVDLMERGAPVDLVFQSIAGTQAANASFGVTLGLLDEAYEAALELERGTVGRNVMYFETGQGSALSAGAHHGVDQQTVEARAYAVARRYQPLLVNTVVGFIGPEYLYDGRQILRAALEDHFCGKLLGLPMGLDICYTNHADADDDDIATMLTMLGVAGASFVICTPGGDDIMLNYQSASYHDALYLREVLGLRPAPEFEAWLASAGLLDERGGIREVGAHPLTEIAGRELAA; from the coding sequence ATGAGCGTCTACACGTCCACCCTCGGCGGCGAGCGCCACCGCTTCGCGTCCCTCGCCCGGCTGCTGGCCGCCGCGAGCCCGGAACGTTCCGGTGACCGGCTCGCCGGGCTCGCCGCCGAGTCGGAGCGCCAACGGGTCGCGGCGCGCTGGGCGTTGGCGGACGTGCCGCTGACGGCCTTTCTGACCGAGCCGCTGATCCCGTACGAGAGCGACGACGTCACCCGGCTGATCCTGGACACGCATGACGCGGCGGCCTTCGCGCCGGTGGCGGGGATGACGGTGGGGGAGTTCAGGGAGTGGCTGCTGGCGGCGGACGGTCCGGCTCTGGCCGCCGTGGCCGCCGGGCTCACGCCCGAGATGGCCGCGGCCGTCTCGAAGCTCATGGGGAACGCGGATCTCGTGGCGGTGGCGCGGAGGATCCAGGTCGTCACCGCCTTCCGCTCCACGATCGGCCTGCCGGGGCGCCTGGCCACCCGCCTCCAGCCCAACCACCCCACCGACGACCCGGCGGGAGTCGCGGCGGCCCTGCTGGACGGGCTGCTGCTCGGCTCCGGCGACGCGGTCATCGGCATCAACCCGGCGACGGACAGCCCGAAGGCGGTACGGGACCTGCTGGACCTCCTCGACGGGGTCATCCAGCGGTACGGCATCCCCACCCAGTCCTGCGTGCTGTGCCATGTCACGACGAGCGTGGACCTGATGGAACGCGGCGCCCCCGTCGACCTGGTCTTCCAGTCGATCGCCGGTACACAGGCCGCGAACGCCTCCTTCGGCGTCACGCTCGGGCTGCTCGACGAGGCGTACGAGGCGGCCCTCGAACTGGAGCGCGGCACGGTCGGACGGAACGTCATGTACTTCGAGACCGGGCAGGGCAGCGCCCTGTCGGCCGGCGCGCACCACGGGGTGGACCAGCAGACGGTGGAGGCGAGGGCCTACGCGGTGGCGCGGAGATACCAGCCCTTGCTCGTGAACACGGTCGTGGGCTTCATCGGCCCGGAGTACCTCTACGACGGCCGCCAGATCCTCCGCGCCGCCCTGGAGGACCACTTCTGCGGCAAGCTGCTCGGCCTGCCCATGGGCCTGGACATCTGCTACACCAACCACGCGGACGCCGATGACGACGACATCGCGACCATGCTGACCATGCTCGGCGTGGCCGGGGCGTCCTTCGTGATCTGCACGCCGGGCGGCGACGACATCATGCTCAACTACCAATCCGCCTCGTACCACGACGCGTTGTACCTGCGCGAGGTCCTCGGCCTGCGCCCGGCACCGGAGTTCGAGGCGTGGCTCGCGTCGGCCGGACTGCTGGACGAGCGCGGCGGCATCCGCGAGGTCGGCGCCCACCCGCTGACGGAGATCGCCGGAAGGGAGCTCGCGGCATGA
- a CDS encoding APC family permease has protein sequence MAVEEGVAPAARTDETGTVHRLKPNAIGLLGVVFMAVATAAPITAMTGNVPFMVSAGNGIGAPASYLVAMVVLAIFSVGFTSMAKHITSTGAFYGFISYGLGRTVGLASGLLATFAYVVFEPALIGIFSTFATETLKDQTGTDVPWWAFAVLMLAINATGTWFGISVAEKLLVVLLATEVTILAAMAISVAFHGGGPDGFSIDPVNPVNAFKGTSAGLGLFFAFWSWVGFESTAMYGEESRNPKKIIPKATMISVLGVGVFYVFVSWMAITGTGESKAVEVATANPLQLFFGPTEQYVGHWAVVVMQWLMITGSLACGMAFHNCAARYMYALGREGVLPSLKNTVGRTHDRHGSPHIAGLVQTIVTALLLLAFAAAGKDPYAGTYVLLAILGTMAILVVQAVCSFAVLAYFRRHHPESRHWFRTFTAPLVGGVAMLAVVALLVSNMGAAAGTESGSLVLKATPWLVALVAATGIGYAQYLKRRDPARYQLLGRTVLEETRER, from the coding sequence ATGGCAGTGGAAGAGGGAGTCGCCCCAGCGGCGAGAACAGACGAGACAGGCACGGTTCACCGGCTGAAGCCCAACGCCATCGGCCTGCTGGGCGTGGTCTTCATGGCCGTCGCGACCGCCGCGCCGATCACCGCGATGACCGGCAACGTGCCCTTCATGGTGTCCGCCGGCAACGGCATCGGCGCCCCGGCGAGCTACCTCGTCGCAATGGTCGTACTGGCAATCTTTTCCGTCGGCTTCACCTCGATGGCGAAGCACATCACCTCCACCGGCGCCTTCTACGGCTTCATCTCCTACGGCCTCGGACGCACCGTGGGCCTCGCCTCCGGACTGCTCGCCACGTTCGCCTACGTCGTCTTCGAGCCGGCCCTGATCGGCATCTTCTCGACCTTCGCGACGGAGACGCTGAAGGACCAGACGGGTACCGACGTGCCCTGGTGGGCGTTCGCGGTGCTGATGCTGGCGATCAACGCGACCGGCACCTGGTTCGGCATCTCGGTCGCCGAGAAGCTGCTGGTCGTACTCCTGGCCACCGAGGTCACGATCCTCGCCGCGATGGCGATCTCCGTCGCCTTCCACGGCGGCGGCCCGGACGGCTTCAGCATCGACCCCGTGAACCCGGTCAACGCCTTCAAGGGCACCTCGGCCGGCCTCGGACTCTTCTTCGCCTTCTGGTCGTGGGTCGGCTTCGAGTCGACGGCGATGTACGGCGAGGAGTCCCGCAACCCGAAGAAGATCATCCCCAAGGCGACGATGATCTCGGTCCTCGGCGTCGGTGTCTTCTACGTCTTCGTCTCCTGGATGGCGATCACGGGCACCGGAGAGTCGAAGGCGGTGGAGGTCGCCACGGCCAACCCCCTACAGCTCTTCTTCGGCCCCACCGAGCAGTACGTCGGCCACTGGGCGGTCGTCGTCATGCAGTGGCTGATGATCACCGGCTCGCTGGCCTGCGGCATGGCCTTCCACAACTGCGCCGCCCGCTACATGTACGCGCTCGGCCGCGAGGGCGTCCTGCCGTCCCTGAAGAACACCGTCGGCCGCACCCATGACCGGCACGGCTCCCCGCACATCGCGGGCCTGGTCCAGACGATCGTGACCGCCCTGCTCCTGCTGGCGTTCGCCGCGGCGGGCAAGGACCCGTACGCCGGTACGTACGTCCTGCTCGCGATCCTCGGCACCATGGCGATCCTGGTCGTGCAGGCGGTCTGCTCCTTCGCGGTGCTGGCCTACTTCCGGCGCCACCACCCCGAGAGCCGGCACTGGTTCCGCACCTTCACCGCCCCGCTGGTCGGCGGTGTGGCGATGCTCGCGGTGGTGGCGCTGCTGGTCTCCAACATGGGCGCGGCGGCCGGCACGGAGTCCGGCTCACTGGTGCTGAAGGCGACACCGTGGCTGGTGGCGTTGGTGGCGGCGACGGGGATCGGGTACGCGCAGTATCTGAAGCGCCGGGACCCGGCTAGGTATCAGCTTCTCGGCCGGACGGTCCTGGAGGAGACCAGGGAAAGGTGA
- a CDS encoding GbsR/MarR family transcriptional regulator, with translation MMDAVGRDPEAVSRFVERFAAQLVEAGLPRMPARVFSALLSSDSGALTSAQLSEQLRISPAAVSGAVRYLSQVHMLSREREPGSRRERYRVHSDQWYQALTNREAIIRRWEDALREGVASLGAETPAGHRLAETLAFFEFIEKDVAEMMERWQTHRARLFGAP, from the coding sequence ATGATGGACGCGGTGGGGCGGGACCCGGAGGCGGTCTCCCGGTTCGTGGAGCGCTTCGCGGCGCAGCTCGTCGAGGCGGGGCTGCCGCGGATGCCGGCCCGGGTGTTCTCCGCGCTGCTCTCCTCCGACAGCGGGGCCCTCACCTCGGCCCAGCTGAGCGAGCAGCTCCGGATCAGTCCGGCGGCCGTGTCCGGGGCGGTGCGCTATCTGTCGCAGGTGCACATGCTGTCGCGCGAGCGGGAGCCCGGCTCGCGGCGGGAGCGGTACCGGGTCCACTCCGACCAGTGGTACCAGGCGCTCACCAACCGCGAGGCGATCATCAGGCGCTGGGAGGACGCCCTGCGCGAAGGCGTGGCCAGCCTGGGCGCCGAGACTCCGGCGGGCCACAGACTGGCCGAGACCCTCGCGTTCTTCGAGTTCATCGAGAAGGACGTGGCCGAGATGATGGAACGGTGGCAGACCCACCGCGCCCGGCTCTTCGGCGCCCCGTAG
- a CDS encoding ABC transporter ATP-binding protein, with protein MAKAISVSGLHKAFGRTHALDGLDLDVEVGEVHGFLGPNGAGKSTTIRVLLGLLRADSGAAQVLGRDPWADAVEVHRRIAYVPGDVTLWRNLSGGEVIDLMGRLRGGLDTERRADLIDRFELDPTKKGRTYSKGNRQKVALVAAFASDVDLLILDEPTSGLDPLMEEVFQRCVEEERDRGRTVLLSSHILSEVEELCDRVSIIRNGRTVETGSLADLRHLTRTSVAAELAGAPNGLASLPGVHDLDIQGNRVRLQVDTDKLDAVLRQLSASGVRSLTSTPPTLEELFLRHYQEAAS; from the coding sequence ATGGCGAAGGCAATCAGCGTCTCGGGGCTCCACAAGGCGTTCGGCAGGACGCACGCACTCGACGGACTCGACCTGGATGTCGAGGTCGGCGAGGTGCACGGCTTCCTCGGCCCGAACGGCGCCGGCAAGTCCACCACCATCCGCGTCCTGCTCGGCCTCCTGCGCGCCGACTCCGGCGCCGCCCAGGTCCTGGGCCGCGACCCCTGGGCGGACGCGGTCGAGGTGCACCGCCGGATCGCCTACGTCCCCGGCGACGTGACGCTGTGGCGCAACCTGTCCGGCGGCGAGGTCATCGACCTGATGGGCCGCCTCCGCGGCGGCCTCGACACCGAGCGGCGCGCCGACCTGATCGACCGCTTCGAACTCGACCCCACGAAGAAGGGCCGCACCTACTCCAAGGGCAACCGGCAGAAGGTCGCCCTCGTCGCCGCGTTCGCCTCGGACGTCGACCTGCTGATCCTGGACGAACCGACCTCGGGCCTGGACCCCCTGATGGAGGAGGTCTTCCAGCGCTGCGTCGAGGAGGAGCGCGACCGCGGCCGTACGGTCCTCCTGTCCTCCCACATCCTCAGCGAGGTCGAGGAGTTGTGCGACCGCGTCAGCATCATCCGCAACGGCCGTACGGTCGAGACGGGTTCGCTCGCCGACCTGCGCCACCTGACCCGCACCAGCGTCGCGGCCGAACTGGCCGGCGCCCCCAACGGGTTGGCGTCGCTCCCTGGCGTCCATGACCTCGACATCCAGGGCAACCGGGTCCGCCTCCAGGTCGACACGGACAAACTCGACGCCGTGCTGCGGCAGTTGAGCGCGTCCGGGGTGCGCTCGCTGACCTCCACACCGCCCACGCTGGAGGAGCTGTTCCTGCGCCACTACCAGGAGGCCGCCTCGTGA